One part of the Gemmatimonadaceae bacterium genome encodes these proteins:
- a CDS encoding histidine kinase has product MSVRPTADGSARPDGHHQAGLGVLDAERDRAERVLNAVRAVVLVTLAISAAAYAPSLSPALNRVNLAVLLVMLLWTVGQYPIFYRRARLPGWLRLANPIVDITGVTAIVAGYGIVASPALALRTPILDAYFVILAALPVASSTRKAASVSLLATTQYAALLGWFASTGRLRLIMDPVAASGATGVSPLDEGAKILLLVCVGAVATYATHWQERLAGRYAFVSGQSARLQSRLTRTELQALKLQLQPHFLFNTLNTITALLHRDPGRAERMVSGLSELLRVSLGSAGDQLVTLARELEVLQHYVEIQQVRFEDRLTVTVDAPNDVQRALVPNLILQPLVENAIQHGLSGRAAAGHVSVVARRMYDQLVLTVDDDGVGEADPGSRREGVGLANSRARLRQLYGDAHRFEAGGTVNGFRVVIEIPHQVEPDRQVARTAAPR; this is encoded by the coding sequence ATGAGTGTGCGCCCGACCGCGGACGGATCTGCGCGTCCCGACGGTCACCACCAGGCGGGCCTCGGCGTGCTGGATGCCGAGCGCGATCGCGCCGAGCGCGTGCTGAACGCCGTGCGTGCGGTGGTGCTCGTGACCCTGGCGATCTCCGCGGCCGCCTATGCGCCGTCGCTGAGCCCGGCGCTCAACCGCGTGAACCTCGCGGTCCTGCTCGTCATGCTGCTCTGGACCGTTGGCCAGTATCCCATTTTCTATCGACGCGCCCGTCTCCCCGGCTGGCTGAGGCTGGCCAACCCCATCGTCGACATCACCGGGGTCACGGCCATCGTCGCCGGGTATGGCATCGTCGCGTCGCCGGCGCTCGCGCTCCGGACGCCGATTCTTGACGCCTACTTCGTGATCCTCGCCGCCCTCCCGGTCGCCTCGTCCACGCGCAAGGCCGCAAGCGTCTCACTCCTCGCGACCACGCAATACGCCGCCCTGCTCGGCTGGTTCGCGTCCACGGGGCGGCTTCGACTCATCATGGATCCCGTCGCGGCCAGCGGAGCCACCGGAGTGTCGCCCCTCGACGAGGGGGCCAAGATCCTCCTCCTCGTGTGCGTCGGCGCGGTGGCCACCTATGCCACGCACTGGCAGGAGCGACTGGCCGGCCGGTATGCCTTTGTCTCCGGTCAGAGCGCGCGGCTGCAGTCGCGGCTGACGCGCACCGAACTGCAGGCCCTCAAACTTCAGTTGCAGCCCCACTTTCTGTTCAACACGCTCAATACGATCACGGCCCTGCTGCACCGCGACCCTGGACGCGCGGAGCGCATGGTTTCCGGGTTGAGCGAGCTGCTCCGCGTCTCGCTCGGCTCGGCGGGCGATCAGCTGGTCACGCTGGCCCGTGAACTCGAGGTGCTGCAGCACTACGTTGAGATCCAACAGGTCCGCTTTGAGGATCGCCTCACCGTCACCGTTGACGCCCCGAACGACGTCCAGCGCGCACTCGTGCCAAACCTCATCCTGCAGCCTTTGGTCGAAAACGCGATTCAGCACGGGCTCTCGGGTCGTGCGGCCGCGGGTCATGTCTCCGTGGTGGCGCGGCGGATGTACGACCAGCTGGTCCTCACCGTCGACGACGACGGCGTGGGCGAGGCCGATCCCGGGTCGCGGCGCGAAGGCGTTGGCCTCGCGAATTCGCGCGCGCGGCTCAGGCAGCTCTACGGGGATGCCCATCGCTTCGAGGCCGGAGGGACGGTCAACGGCTTTCGCGTCGTCATCGAGATTCCGCACCAGGTGGAGCCGGATCGTCAGGTCGCGCGCACGGCCGCACCACGATGA
- the solA gene encoding N-methyl-L-tryptophan oxidase, protein MADAPYDVVIAGLGAMGSSAALHLARRGVRVLALDRYAPPHDHGSSHGKTRLIREAYFEAPLYVPLVRRAYELWHQLSAEIGSPLIQPCGALMIGTPDSAVIAGTLESARHHAVPHERLDAQEIHRRFPPFTPLDDMIGVHEPGAGLLEPERVIALHLELATRSGAALMYGCRLERWESADGGVTIYTDQGSFSAHQLVLACGAWVPGLLPQLPLEVERQVLHWWIPARTPEAFRADRMPASLWSLHDGTMFYTMPDTGHGLKTGWHHHGERADPDAVDRTVSRAEHAAMTDLLRRFVPAGKGTRRESQVCLYTNTPDQHFLIDRLPGEPRVLAVSACSGHGFKFSSVIGEVVADLVTTGMCAFDLSPFRLSRFGRQPIDA, encoded by the coding sequence ATGGCCGATGCGCCTTATGACGTTGTGATTGCAGGGCTTGGCGCCATGGGCAGCTCAGCCGCGCTGCACCTCGCGCGGCGCGGCGTCCGCGTACTCGCCCTCGATCGCTACGCCCCACCGCACGACCATGGCTCGTCGCATGGCAAGACCAGGCTCATCCGCGAAGCCTACTTCGAAGCTCCGCTCTACGTCCCTCTCGTCAGGCGTGCCTACGAGCTGTGGCACCAACTGTCCGCCGAGATCGGCTCGCCGCTGATCCAGCCGTGTGGCGCCCTCATGATCGGCACCCCGGACTCCGCCGTGATTGCCGGCACCCTGGAGAGCGCGCGGCACCACGCCGTTCCCCACGAACGGTTGGATGCGCAGGAGATCCACCGGCGCTTTCCTCCGTTCACGCCGCTCGACGACATGATCGGCGTGCATGAACCCGGTGCCGGCCTGCTGGAGCCGGAGCGCGTCATCGCACTCCATCTCGAACTGGCCACTCGCTCCGGTGCCGCACTCATGTATGGATGCCGACTCGAGCGGTGGGAGTCGGCGGACGGCGGGGTGACGATCTACACCGATCAGGGCAGCTTCAGCGCGCACCAGCTCGTCCTCGCCTGCGGCGCGTGGGTGCCCGGCCTCCTCCCGCAGCTGCCACTCGAGGTGGAGCGTCAGGTGCTGCACTGGTGGATTCCGGCTCGCACTCCCGAGGCTTTTCGCGCCGATCGCATGCCGGCCTCGTTATGGTCCCTCCACGATGGCACCATGTTCTACACCATGCCGGACACGGGCCACGGCTTGAAGACAGGTTGGCATCACCATGGCGAGCGCGCGGACCCCGATGCGGTCGACCGGACCGTGTCTCGCGCCGAACACGCGGCGATGACGGACCTGCTCCGTCGCTTCGTCCCGGCGGGCAAGGGCACCAGACGTGAGTCGCAGGTGTGTCTCTACACCAATACGCCAGACCAGCACTTCCTGATCGACCGGCTGCCCGGCGAGCCGCGTGTGCTCGCCGTCAGCGCGTGCTCGGGCCACGGCTTCAAGTTTTCGAGCGTGATCGGCGAGGTGGTGGCCGACCTCGTGACGACCGGCATGTGCGCGTTCGACCTCTCCCCTTTCCGGCTGTCACGGTTTGGACGTCAGCCGATCGACGCATGA
- a CDS encoding prepilin-type N-terminal cleavage/methylation domain-containing protein translates to MARLLRGRSSALRRGVTLVELVLVLAVLGVGAALVLPTFITPRPAQATLASVAQQARARAIATAQPLTLRLAADGRWLLAASGGERQTMDSGAIAEPGPVVLDVSPLGACTIRFGRVLRWDAARCSAEGAR, encoded by the coding sequence GTGGCGAGGCTCCTCCGCGGTCGTTCGTCCGCGCTGCGGCGCGGGGTCACGCTCGTCGAGCTGGTCCTCGTGCTCGCGGTCCTCGGCGTGGGGGCCGCGCTGGTGCTGCCCACGTTTATCACGCCGCGACCCGCCCAGGCGACCCTGGCGTCCGTCGCGCAGCAGGCGCGCGCGCGCGCGATCGCCACGGCCCAGCCACTCACGCTGCGCCTCGCCGCGGACGGCCGGTGGCTGCTCGCGGCCTCCGGAGGGGAGAGGCAAACGATGGACAGCGGCGCGATCGCCGAACCGGGGCCGGTGGTGCTGGACGTGTCGCCGCTCGGGGCCTGCACGATCCGCTTCGGCCGCGTCCTG